A window of Rhododendron vialii isolate Sample 1 chromosome 11a, ASM3025357v1 genomic DNA:
ttttcaaaattttcaaaatccttagaACAATGGGACTTTGGAAAATCAACGGCTTCCTACATCCTTATCTATATACCTACTTGAGGTTTCAAATCGAAAATGCGGAACAACAGAGAGAATGCCATGATACTTACACCAAATAGGTAACAAGTGACTTGTCACTTACACCGCCTGGCTAACAGCGCTGTGCCGCTCATGCCATTCTGGTTATAGTATCATGACATTCATGCCGAGTTGTTCCAACTTCGAAGTTTGAAGCTCCGACGATGGGGTAGCCAAAGGTTTAGGTTTCTTTTGACATCCTTCAGGATCACATGTTCCGAGTAAGGATACACATTCGAAAAGAATTTTGAGGATTCTGGCAATGTCTAAGCATCTTGAGACAGACTTGtttctagttctagagtctagggtgACACTGAAGACGCTGGCTGCATTTtactttagtcttttatttagattaaagtttTTGCAGGACCCTTATTGAGACTTCTTTTACTTTGCTGCAAGTTCTAAACCATTGCACCGCCGAGGAAAGTATTGAAGTAGAAAGGCCAACCCGCTTGGGAACGTCTGCGTCGGAATCCGGTTCAAAGACTTATCAAGCTTGAATCCCAGTCAGTCACTACGGAAGACTCTCCGCACTCTCTGTTGGCCGCTCGACAGTTAGGCTCACCGTCAATTCTACAGGAAGGTCAACCAGCTTCCCCATCGTCCACATCAAGCACCACCGAGACACCTGTTATGGTAGATCAGTTGCAACCAATCACCGTGGAAGCCATGCTCATGAATCTTCAGAATAGCATCACTGCGATGCAACAAAGGGCTACTCAGATCGATGCTAACCTCACCCgtctcaatgaccttatcaacacttgTCTTCCACCTCCGCCTGAAGAGGAGAGCGAGGACGATGAGGCCAACCAAGAGCAGCCTGTCATGATCCCTGATCCACGGAACGAGGGGCGTCTCATTGTTCAGCCCAACCCTAGAGAGGTTCGTGCGCCTACTGCAAACCCAGCTCCGGCAGGTGGTAAGCCTGTTTGGAATTTGGATATGGCCGTTCTCTTGGCCAAGATAGCCAAACTGGAGGACTCTGTCTCCAAATCCGAAAGTATCAGTGCTGGTGGAATCGACTTGGATCGTCTTTGTTTATACCCTAACGCCAAGCTCCCTgacaagttcaagatgcctgacttggcCAAGTTCGATGGAAGTGGCGATCCCAAAACTCACCTTTACagctaccatgccgccatgaagCTGCTGTCCGTTGAGCCTGAGGCCATGTCACAGTTGTTCCCTCAGACCCTCTTCGGCCCTGCTTTCCATTGGTTCTTATCACTCAACATTGCCAAGAGAAGAACTTGGGAGGACATTGGAGCTGCATTTATTTCGCAGTacagttacaactcccagctgaAGATGACAATACGGGAACTTGAATCCActaaaatggaagctaaggagtcctttgcagacttcGTCAAAAGGTGGAGGGCCAAAGCCGCTCTAATGACTGAGCGCCCCAGCAAGAGAGACCCACTGCacatcatctcccgcaatctccAACTAGACTATGCCAGGCACCTGGTGCTTGTTCAAGCGTCTGCCAACTTCAAAACTTTCTTCGATTCTGGCTTGGCCATCGAAGACGCTTTGCAAaatggaattctgtcaaaaggGGAAACTTCCAACCCTCCCAAATCAAAGCCTCGGGCGTACTCTAGGAACGCCAATGCTCTTTTTGGGGGTGGGACTTGCTTTAATGCAGCAACGAGCGGCACTAACGCTTCCTCTTCCAACACGACCAATATTGCCGATGTGAATTAAGTGCAAACACCGCAGAACAACCGGCCACGCACTCAGCCCCGTAGTTTCTCAGCTTTTGAGGCATCGCTCTCCTCCGTCATGGAAAAACTCATCAAGTCTGGGCATCTAAAGCCCCTTGATCCAACTCCACTTCCCAAAAACCCTTCATCCAACTTCAAACCTAACCTTTACTGCGCCTATCACCAGGGCGCTGGCCATCTCACTGACTCTTGTTATCGTCTTCGTCATGCGATTCAAGACCTCATTAATGACGGCACTCTCATAATGCCTCCTCCTTCAAAACCCaatgtcatttccaactccCTTCCAAAGCATAACTCAGCCCCTCATATCAGCCAAATATCTCTCACCTCCACTTATATCAATCCCAGCTCCATTATATTTAACCCCATCGATCATATAATCCCTGTGAGTCAACCCAAACCGGTGGTATCCATACCTCTGGAACCTGAAGCTGAACTCATGTATATTGGAGAGCCCTCTTGCCCCAATGCAACTCCTTATACTCTACAATTGGGATTGGATTTCTTCAACGAGATCATCAATGATCTCCACGATGGCCTCATACAGCCCGTTTAACTTGGTCAAACCTCAACCCGTCGTGATCCTATCTTCATCATGGTTGATTCCAACTCTTCTCAGAGTTTTGTGGATTGATTCAGGACCATGATGCCAGCTCAGCCAAAGCCAGAGCAAAAAATGGACATGCAAGCCGTAGGATGGGCAATAGCTGACAATGATGACTATGCAGCTCCCATTATTCAAGAGTTTTACCAGCTTGAGCTGGAGGGATTCCCTTTGCATCCCGACCATGTCTCGCTGCTTGAGCAAGCTCCAATCAATCACGCTTGGGATGCAGAATGGTTGTTTCAACATAATCAGGCGATGATTGATCCTTTGGATGGCCTCTCTTTGTACATACTCTTTTAGCAGCCCGAATCGGCTATCCCTGCGGAGGAATACCTGTGGGACCTTGAGCTGACTTGGCAATTCCCCATGGGTTTTGACCCCAATGCTCTCCAGGGCTACGCCTTGCCAGATCATAGGACTCACTTTGTGGAGGACGACCTTGTCCAAGAAGAGCGTcgtgtcttgggggaatgctttttCCCTTCTACTGTCAGCAGGTTGGTCAATACGGTCACTGACACTGAGTATGATCCCGCTCTCAACTTCATTGATGAGCTACTTCCATGCCCTTTTGCTTCTTATCCAGAGGAGGATTGCAGCATTATGGTCATGGATCTTATTCCCCCTGCTGACCTTTGGGATGTTAACGATGTAGTCGATGTTCAAGTTGGGGCGGAGGTCTGGGTTGTCAATCGGTCCTTAGTAGACGATGGCCTTTGGGATGTTCCCTTCATTACTAACCCGGAGCCTACTACAGAGGTTGCAACCGTCAAAGATTTGAACTTCTGGGACTCACTGCTGATGAAAGACTTGGCTGAGGATCTGGGACTGGATATGAAAGTACCTACTACTGCGTCGGCCGCTGATAAAGGAAAGGGTAAGTTGGGAGAGGTTCCTGCTGACCTCTGGGATGTAAACGAAGACCCTCAGGTCGTGCCTTCTTTCAGGAATGTTCACAACGTTACCAGAAGTGGATGAGTTTTTCAGCCTGCTAATTTGCAAGCTGGAAGTTCGTCCAACTCtgctaaccaaaggaacgaacccATTAATTTCCCAAGGTCTGCATCGCTTGAGGCACTAGCTGGTTCTACAAGTGCAGATTTGGTTCAGAGACAATTGGAGCAGATTCCCGCTGCTATATCAATTTGGGGACTGATCTGTTCTTCCCGTGAGCATCGTCAGAAACTATGCCACACTCTATCTTGTTTGGAGGTCCCAACTGATGTCACCCCTGAGGCGATGGTATCTCTTATCCTCCCTCCTACCTCTAAGCAGACTGTCGTCTTCACTGATAAGGACCTGCTTGTTAAAGAGGTCGATCAACACTGCCCTTTGCACATTACTGTCAAATGCCGAGGACTCTGGGTTCCTACCGTCCTCATCGATAACGGCTCAGCGATCAACATTTGCCGTATGAGGGTGGCTTATCTTCTGGGACTGGCTAAGGACTTTTTGCCTTcaaatctggctgttaaggcatacgataGCACGCGTCGTGTGGTCGAGGGCACTCTGATGCTCaagctcgatgctgagggcttcaAAATGGACGTTGAGTTCCATGTCGTCCATATacctgcaactttcaatctgctgctgggcaggccatggctcCATCGATTGGACATCATGGCTATGCCATCTACCCTCCATAAAAAAGTCATGCTTGGACTTCCTACCCGGCACTCtgactatttgcggggactTGGGGATTCGCCTGCTCAAGGAGGACAGAACTCCTATTCTGGGAATTATGCATGGCGAAGAGGATGTTGATCTCGGAGGTTTCTCATTTGACACTTCCGGCTCCGTTTTGGCCATCAAAGTGGATgaggacttcatcataagctctatCGCATTGGACATTATGAGAAGGATGTCCTATCTGCCTGGCCTGGGTTTAAGGATTCACCAACAAAGGGTCTCGGAGTTCCCTACTTTTCCTTcatgcgagggccgctttggtttggggtacttTGCCTCTGCTAAAGATGCCAAGTAAAAGGGAATGTACAGGAAAAAACCTCGAACCCTCTATGGTGATCCCGATAGCTACTTTGTCCGTGAAATGGGGAATGTCGCTTACACGGGACAACCTGAGATGTTCGTCAATCTGGAGACTGGGGAGCTATTGCCCAGTTTTGAAGTGTTCGCTGATGACACCTGGTCAGGCAGCGATGAAGAGCCAGCAAAAGCGGAACACAAGAGGAAGCTTAGTCAGGTTAAggtgaagactgattggctgggATCATTTGATCAGGGGAGCTTGGAGATGCTGTTCCATGAattctctcaagtgggtttggctagGAAAGCTGAAAAGgccgaagtgctcatgctcGGGCCCGACGCCCTCGAGGATACcacctctctcatcgtggaaGCCAAGGgcagccttaaaaattgcattttcaaaccgcgcctaacttgcattgatgactcctctgagtctgagtctgacacagagtctgtagAGTCATCAAAGTCTAGCTCTAAGTCGGAGTTcatgcctcttggccctccatgtcatagcttttattttgatttgattctcttgtacttggcaaccctgacGGGTTTTGTGAAATGAAAGAATCATCTTCTGACTACTtcaatgatctttatataaactgtgttgaccccgacgatgaagggatagatttcgatggggaaaTTCCTAAGGAAATCCGTGCCTTCATcaaaagggaagatgaaagacATGCTCAaccattaaaagaagaagtagtttctaTAAACTTAAAAGATGAGAACGATCCTCggatggttcaggtgggctccacacTTTCAACAGAGGAGCATCgtgatttcaaagagctgctcatTGAGTTCAGCGATGTCTTTGCATGGTCACACTAGGACATGCCAGGGATCGACCCGGAGATTGTGGAGCATCGTATCCCCTTACTGTCGGATGCGAAACCTGTGAAACAGAAGCTCAggcggatgaggccggattgggtgcagaaaatcaaggaagaggtcaccaAGCAGATTGACACAGGTTTTCTCATGGTCTCTCAATACCCAACCTGGGTGGCCAACATTGTTCCCGTTCCCAAAAAGAATGGACAGATTCGAGTTTGTGTTGATTTCAGGGACTTGAACAgagcaagccccaaagacaactttcccttgccacacatcgatGTGCTTGTGGATAATACAGCGGGGCATGCTTTGCTCTCGTTCATGGACGACTTCTCGGGCTATAATCAGATTCATATGGCACCCGAGGACCGTGAAAAAACCACATTCATCATTGAgtggggcacttactgctacttggtcatgccgtttagTTTAAAGAATGTCGGTCCTACTTATCAGCGGGCTGCAACAACTAtcttgcacgacatgatgcataAAGAGGTGGAGGTTtatgtggatgacatgattgccaagtcCAAAACTCGAGAAGGCCACATTCCTGTGCTTAAGAAGTTCTTCGAGAGGCTCCGCAAGTTTTGCATGCgcctcaatccacagaaatgcaccttcggGGTCATAGCAGGAAATATGCTTGGTTTCATGATTACTTCTCGTGgaattgaggtcgatccatctaAAATCAAGGCAGTGCTTGAGCTGAAGCCACCGGagtctgaaaagggagtgcggagttttttggggaaggttcagttcattagccgattcatcgccaagttgaccTTAACTTGCCAGCCGATATTTCTTCTACTCAAGAAAGACACCCCGTTTGTATGGACAGACAAGTGTCAAGCGGCCTTTACGTCTATTCAGAACTACCTGCAGAACCCTCCGATTTTGATGCCGCTAGCGTCGGGAAAGCTTTTGATTCTGTACTTGTCTGTGAACCCTTCATCTATGGGATGTTTGCTGGCTTAAGAAGGGGATATGGGTGTCGAAAAGGCCATCTACTACTgaagcaagaagatggtcggatgCGAAGAACGCTACACCGCTCTGGAGAAGATGtgttgggctcttgtttgggcTTCCAAAAAGCtaagacactacatgctggcttacccagtgaagctgatttctcgaatggatcctctcaagtatctgtttgagaaacctgcGCTTACTGGTAaattagcacgttggttgctcttacTGGTAGAATTCGATCTCGAGTATGTCACGAGGAAGTCCGTCAAAGGACATGCTGTTGCGGAGTTTTTAGCGGATCATCCTGTTGATGGGCCGGAGGATTCTGATTTTGTGTTTCCggatgaggaggtgctaacGGTCGTTGAAGATGTGTGGACTCTCTACTTTGATGGGGCAGCCAACCAGAAAGGGTATTGCTTGACGATTtcatagacctaaaataatgggttgccccaagcgtagggcggagaccgacgtagcacaatatccggtaagttcggagtcgaatccacagagacggtaatgtgtgctgactaaaaactcgggcttaactaatttaacgggctcttaggtagccaccccttgtaaTTTGATTgggattaactaaaacctatgaaattgattgtacttttcaaataattaaaaggaaggcatggtcgtagggttcatagctcACGCAAGCAGTCCGGATTAATCTGCTCCAATCGGTGTTCTTAAAACGTtcgattttagtgagaaaaGATACCCTGCAAGATGCGAGATCCTATGGTTGCCGTTCACCCAtccgcagcggagaatgagttttggacccctattctcccgttcacatgggctccgacaatgtcCGGATTCTTCTgggggaagtatttttccaatctaaaattatcatttttattgtttgaaaatagaagcAGTACCCGGactggc
This region includes:
- the LOC131306932 gene encoding uncharacterized protein LOC131306932: MPGIDPEIVEHRIPLLSDAKPVKQKLRRMRPDWVQKIKEEVTKQIDTGFLMVSQYPTWVANIVPVPKKNGQIRVCVDFRDLNRASPKDNFPLPHIDVLVDNTAGHALLSFMDDFSGYNQIHMAPEDREKTTFIIEWGTYCYLVMPFSLKNVGPTYQRAATTILHDMMHKEVEVYVDDMIAKSKTREGHIPVLKKFFERLRKFCMRLNPQKCTFGVIAGNMLGFMITSRGIEVDPSKIKAVLELKPPEQVSSGLYVYSELPAEPSDFDAASVGKAFDSVLVCEPFIYGMFAGLRRGYGCRKGHLLLKQEDGRMRRTLHRSGEDYLFEKPALTGKLARWLLLLVEFDLEYVTRKSVKGHAVAEFLADHPVDGPEDSDFVFPDEEVLTVVEDVWTLYFDGAANQKGYGIGVLLITPDGSHIPLAFKLNFDVTNNQAEYEVCIVGMEAALTLGVEKLEVIGDSNLVVSQANGDWKVREKS